The Petrotoga mobilis SJ95 genomic sequence TCTTTTAAGGTGTCTATATCTTCATCTTCAACTTCTTCAGATATAACTATATCTTTTATTCTCATATCGCATGTTGCCACAACCTTTACTACACCCCCGCCTGCGGTGGCTTCTACTTCAACGTTGGATAACTCTTCATCCAGCTTATCTAGTTCTTCTTGCATTTCAACTTGTGCCCTTTGCGCTTCTTGAAGCATTTTGTTCATATCGGTTTTGCTGCCGGTCTTTTTAGAAAGAGATCTTCCACCTAAACTTTTCATTTTTTTGGCCATAAATATTCCTCCTAACGGTTAGCTGATAATTGCAATACTGTTCTTTCCATAATATTCTATCACATTATTTATAAAATCGGGGTTGTGTTTTTTTGACAAGATAAAGAGGATCCTCCTTTGTACATTTGGTACTTCAACCCAACCGTCTGTGAATATGATTATGCCTTCTGGTCTTAAATTTTCCTCAACGTAATCAACTGCGGGTTGCATGTCAGTTGACCCTTTACCTTTTAAAACTAGTTCCTTCCAGCTCCCTTTGTGATAGGTCATAATATTTTGGATATGACTGTCTGCTTGAATTAGGGTTACTTTTCCACCGAGAGATTTTGCAATATTTTCTATTTCACTGAAAAAAGCATTGTATTCTTCTTCTATAATTGAACCACTTGTATCGATGATTATTGCAATATTTGGTCCCATTTTTGATCTCCAACCTGGTTGATCCTCATATCTTCTATTTGGTCTCATTAGGGTCCTATATTTTTCAACGATAATAGAACTACCAAAAAATCTTCTTAACATTGTTTCCCAGTTAAAGAAAGGTTTTGTTACCATAAGAGAAACTGCTAATTCTATACCATCGGGAAGATTGTCTTTGCTTTTGTCGTAAGCTTTTGTAACAAACTCACTTACGATATCAAAAGCCATTTCTTCTGGAATATCTGATGAAAAGTCGTGTGAGTCAAGATTGTTCTCTCTTTTTTCTAATATCTCTTCTATATCGATCATCTTGTTTTTTTCCAACAAATCCATTGCGTATCTATAGTATTCTTCTGCCGTTTTATTTAAGAGGTTCATGGGAGCGGTAACAAAAAAGAATTCGTTGTCTGGGGCATGTCCTTCGGCTACCATTACATCTAAAGGTTCTGCAAATACATCTAATTCTCTGATATACTGGTTTACCGCTGCGTCCATTGCTAAATCCCAAATACCTCTTTCCCTTTTGTTTTTAGGTTTTATGAATATATGTCCAAAAATTATATGGTAAATTTCGTGTTTTAAAATTCCTTTGGTTAATATTAAACCAATATTTTTTAAACGGTTTGGATTATACAACAATCTAAATTTCCCTTGAGCTGTTATTGAAACCTTTATAGTTCTTACTGAAGTGGTTGGCATTGAATCAAAATTCATCCTCAAGTAAGAAAAAAATAAGCTTTCTTTTTCCAGTTCAATCCAAGCCTTTTGAAGTATATCATCCATTCTAAATTCCTTCCATCCAAGTGGAATCTCCTAGTTTAATGGCAATTTCTTCCAAAAGTTTGTCGTAAAAGGCTTTTTTTAATCCTTTATTTTTTTCTACCATTTCGTTTAGAAATCTTAATACGGAGAACATAGCATCCTTAGGTATGACCTCACTTATGATCTTTACATTTTCTGCGATTGTTTTTTGATCGCCATCAGATAATAATTGTTCCATTTCTTCTTCATTTAATGATTCAAAATAATTATTTATTCTCAAAATAAGACTTACTTTTTCTTCATTGGTCAATTTCTCGATTCTTTCAAGATTTTTGCCCTCGATTAGTAAATCTTTTGGGTTTGGTAGTTCAACTTTATTTTCCAAATGAGATAAAAACGATCTAGCTGCTTCGGATCCAACTATTGAGGCAGCAATGACGTAACCATATTTTTTCATATCATCTTCAGATAAATTAGATAAAACGTTGGATAATTTATACCAACTTCTGGGACTGGGTCTTAAATTGAGTCTCATCGATACAATATTATCGGAAGAAAGATATTCAGGATATTCTTTGATAAAAGAAATAACTTCACCTTTTACTTGCTCTTGATTAGACCAGTTTACCCAATCGTCAACATCAGGAGACAATTCTAAATGAAAAAATCTCGACATGAAGGCAGGATCGGTTATCAAATCTACTTGATCGTACTCTTCATCGGGAGGATTGGCGGCTCCCATGATCCATGCTCCAGCGGGTAATATGTGATTATGTATTCTTCTGTCTATTAATAATTGCATGATAGCATTTCTTATCGATCTGTGTGCCCTGTTTATTTCATCGATCATTATTATTACTTCATCTTTATTAGGCCACCAGTCAGGTTTTAAAAAGACCGTTTTTTCTGCGTCCCTAGAAGGGAGTCCAATTAGATCTCCGGGTTCCATCTGAGAGATGATCAATATGATCAATTCTCTTCCAGTCTCTTGAGCTATTTCTTTAGCTATATCCGTTTTACCGACACCAAAATGCCCCCATAAGAGAGGTATTTCTCCAGAAGCCATTATTTTTTTTGATAGGTATTTTACCGTTGATGGTTTCAATTGTTGTATTCTCCTTTCGTTGATAATGATTTAGATTTAGGGCTTTTCTTTTTGAGGTATTGAGTATGATGAATCAGTTTTTATAATTAATGGATAAACTTGATTATTTGAATCTTTTACCTGCCCCGTACCTAAAATTTCCCCTGCAAGTAATATTTCAAAAGAATAGATTATTTCTTGATCGTTAGTGCCGTAGATTTTTTGTTCAATTAGTACACCGTTAGGATTTATGATTCTTAAAAACAGATCATAATCCGGCCAATTGTCAACACATACTCCCAACATATAAATCTGATTGTTATAAACTTTTACTTCTTCAACACGAGAAAGTGATTTTATAGATAAAGTTTCAAAGTATTCAACTTCAATAGTGTCTTTTTGTTCAAGGTCTTTCGATATCTTCATTATAAAGCCTTTCCACTCTTGTTCGTTGAGTGTAGTAATGTATCCCCCTATATATATGTTTCCTTCATTATCTTGGGTTATACTATTTGGATTTTCGTGAAAAGTTGTATAACCATATTCATCTGAAAATATTAATATTCCCTCTCTACTATATTCTAATATTAATAAGTCGTTTTGTTTTTCTGGATTAGAATTAGACGTACCTGAGGCTATGATTCTGTTATTATCAATTACTAAATCAACGATTTTTTCTTCTCTATCCCTTCCATACATGTTTTCCCAAATTTTCTTTCCGGTAAGGTTTATTTCAGAGATGTACGCTTGACTGTTACCATTTGCTATTACCCATCCTCCAACGATGTAACTCCCAGAGGTATTCTTTATTGAGTTTAATGCTCCTTGAAAATTGATGACAAGAGACCAGTTCATTTCCCCCATATCAGATATATTTAAAATGTAAGGTTTCCCATTTTTTTGTCCCACTAGAGTGAAGGTATTATTGAAAAAAACAAAATCATTTATACTTACCTGACCGCTTTCTATGAACATTTCTTTTCTTATATTGCCTTCTTCGTCTATGAAATACAAATAGTACTGGTTCCCCTTAATAGCCAGTGAAACATATTCATTGTTGTTTGTTTGAATTGTTTTAGTTAGATACGTCCCATTTTCATCAATCTTTTTGAAAAAAGATTGACTGTTGGTTGAGTTGACTTCTTGCGTATTTGAAAGATACTGTATTAAAGGCTCCTTTTGGCTATCATAAGTGCTACTCAGAAAATCAACAGTATCATTGGTTTTTGAATTAGAGAGATATATTCCAGAAACGAAAAAAAAGATAGAAAGAGTAATTATCGCAAAAAACAATATTTTCTTTAAAATGATATTTCACCGCTTTCATGCTAATAAGTTATTTTTTGTATTTAATATTGTAAGAATTGGGATTTAGCCAGTTAAAAGAAACTTCTAATTTTACGTTTAACTGTTTTTCCAGTTCTTCAGTCAAAGCTGGGGTTAAATATCCCGAAAGGTTGTGAAATGCGTTGATTTCAATTACTTTTATTTTTTCTTTTTTTATTTCCTTTGCGGAGGACAATAATTCTTTTATCAATCTTCCATGCACAAGAGAAGGGGCTATGATTTTTCCCGTTCCATGACACAATGGGCATTGTGAATACACATTGGTATCCAGAGGTTGTGTGGTTCTTTTCCTAATAATTTCTAACAACCCCATGTTTGTGAATCCCAATATGGTAACCTTTGATTTATCTTTTTTTGATTCTTCTTTTAGAATATTGATAATCGTTTTTTTGTGTGAAGAGTCCTTCATATCAATAAAATCAACTACGATCATACCGCCAATATTCCTTAATTTCAATTGCCTAGCTATTTCTTTGGCTGCTTCCATATTTGTAATAAAAGAAGTTTCTTCAATATTCTTCCCCTCTAAATTTCCAGCAGAATCTACATCGATGGCTGTTAAAGCTTCCGTTCTATCTACCGTAATTGTTCCTCCACCAGATAATTCTATCTTCTTTGTAAAGATCTCTTCCATTTGATGGTATATATTGTGGATCTGAAAAACATCTCCTCTTACAAACTCAACTTTGGGTTTTAGTTCGAAACCTTTCAAACTTTTTTTAGTTTTCTAAAAATTTGTCTGTCATCTGTGATTATTTTTTTTGTTTTAGAATCCAATCTTTCCCTTAATATATACTCAAGAAAATCACTTTCTTCGTATAAAACTCCAGGATTTTTTTGAGAATGAAATCTTTGTAAAATACTGTTATACATTTTGCGCATTTCGCTTAATTCTACTTCTACTTCTTTTTCATCGATTCCTTCAGAATTAGTTCTAAATATTATAGATTCGTTATCAATTAGAATTTTTTTTGCAACTTGCCTCAATCTTATTCTTTCTTTTTCTTGGAGAATTTTTCTAGATATCCCAATACTTTCATTAGAATTTGGAATGTATACTAAATATTTCCCAGGCAAACTTATTTGCATAGAAAGTTGAGGGCCTTTTCTCGTTCCACCGTCTTTCCTTACCTGAACTAGAATCTTATCTCCAACTTTATATTGATTGGGATCATCAAGAACGTCTCTGTATCTGAGAAAACCGTTCTTTCCTAATCCAATATTAACAAAAAAAGCCTCCAAACTCGGAACCCTATTTTCAATTATACCCAGAAAGATTTTCCCAATATTTCTATCGGTTTCAAAATCCTCGAAAAAAATTTCACTTAATTTATCTTCTTCCAATATTGCTATTCTGATCTCTTCTAGAGCTTTACTAACTAGCATTGTCTTTTCTTCGTCCATTACTTAATTTCCTTCCTCCAACTTTGTTCTAAATTATCTTTTTGTTAAATTTATTCATCGCTTCGTTTATTCTTCCTTCTAAAATCAAGTCTATTGTAATAGTAACATAGTCAAGTGCTTTGTCCAATATGATCCATTCTTCTTGTGTAAAAGGGGTTAAAACGTAGTTTGCTAAATTTCCAGATCCATGTTCGTATCCATTGTTTATACCTATTCTTATCCTGGGAAAATCGGTACTTTTTAAAATGGCTATTATTGATTTTAATCCGTTGTGTCCCCCATCAGAACCGTTTTTTCTTATACGAATTTCCCCCAAGTTCAACCAAATATCATCGTAAATTATTACTAAACTTTCCTCTATTTTACCAAATTTTTTAAAAACATATGGTAACACTTCTCCACTTGCATTCATATAAGTTAACGGTTTAATGAAAATATCGTTTTCTATAGAAAAGCCTTCAAAGTTCTTACCGGATATTTTTTTAATATTCGATATATTTTTTTTGTTTTCTTCATATTTATCTAAAGCTAAAAAACCCACGTTATGTTTTGTAAAAACATAACGCGGGCCAGGATTTCCTAAACCTATTACCAAATTTCTCACTTTTTATTCTTCCTTCATGTCTTGAGTTGATTTTTCTTGTATTACTTCAGGTTCGGTTATTTCTTCTTCTTGCGTCTCTTCAGTCACTTCTGCTGACTTCGGTTCAATTACACTAATGACAAGCTCTTCGTCTTCAAGAAGTGATTCTGCACTTTTTGGAAGAAGACTTTTAATATCTGAAACGGATAAAGATTCACCTAGTTTTAACGCAGAGATATCCACTTTTATTGAATCAACGATATCTGAGGGGAGAATAGCTACAGGTATTTCATGAACGTAGGTATTTAAATAACCCCCTTGTGTAACTCCAATGGGTTCACCTTCAAATTCTAAAGGTATCCTCAAATTCATTTTTCTTCCTTCTTCTGGAACATAAAAATCTACATGAATTGGCTGGTCAGATACTTTATGCCTTTGAACAGACTTTACGAAGCAAGTGAATTTTTCTTCGCTATCTTCTCCCTTTACATTGAGTTCAATCAAAGTAGTCTCAGAAACTTTTTCTAACATACTTTCCAGTTCTTTATATGGAATATTTATATGTTTGTTTTCCTTTAAAGCTGGCCCGTATACTTCTGCTGGAATTAATTTTTCATTTCTGAATTTCTTTGCCTTGACCTTTGAATCTCTTCTATTAACATTCATTTTGAAAACTGTTGCCATACAATAACCTCCTAACCATTTGTCTTTATTAATATCTCCAAAAACGTTATATATAGCGCCCCTTCGCCAAACGTTAAGGGGTAAACCCCTTAAGATCCCCGTACATCATTTGCGTGGTACATCGTGGTACATCGTTTGCGTAGCAAACGAGATTTTGGGAAACATTTCTAAAACACTGCAAAACAAATCATTTTGCATAAATCAGCAAAAGGGCTTCGCCCTGTGACCCTTTTAAGATCAAAATCTTACTTATAAAAACTTGGTTTAAAACCCTTTCACCCCGCTCCCCAACCGTTAATTATCTGAAAAGTATACTAACAGATAAATTTTTTCTTATTCTGACAATTGCTTCTCCCAAAAGTTCAGAGGATTTAAGTTCCACAAATTTGTCAGGCAATTCTTTATGATATATTGTATCTGTAACAATTATTTTATCAATACTTGAATTTTGCAATTTTTCAACAGCATTGAGTGAGAATATACCATGTGTGGCTGCAGCAATAATCTTTTTTGCACCTTTATTATGTAGAGTTTCAGCAGCAGCTACAAGGGATCCACCGGTATCTATTATATCATCGAATATTATACAATTGGATCCTTCTACTTCTCCTATTACGTTGATTACTTCTGCAACGTTATCTTTCGGCCTCCTTTTGTCTAGAATGGCTAGAGAACAACCTAGTTTTTGGGCAAACTTTCTAGCTCTTTTTACCCCACCAACATCTGGGGAAACTACCACGGTTTCGTTTTGTGTCAATTTCATTTCTTCTAAAAAATATCTTGAGAAAATAGGAAAGCTCCAAAGGTTATCAACTGGTATATCAAAGAACCCTTGGATTTGCTCGGCATGAAGATCTATTGTCACTACCCTTGTCGCTCCCGCAGTTGTAATTAAGTTAGCGACAAGCTTTGCAGTGATTGGATCCCTACCCCTTGCTTTTCTATCTTGACGAGCATACCCAAAGTATGGAATTATAGCAGATATAGATGCAGCTGAAGCCCTTCTTAAGGCATCTATCATTATCAATAACTCCATGATATTATTATTGACGGGAGGAGCTATGGATTGAATTATGTATACGTCGAATCCTCTGACTGTTTCGTTAATTTTTACGTTTACTTCACCATCTGCAAAAGTTGATACTTCACAGTCCCCCAATCTTGTACCCATGTATTCTACGATTTTTTTTGCCAAAGGAGGGTTAGAATTTCCTGCAAATAACTTGAATTGATTCTCGTTAGTTGGCATCTTTATACTCCCTTCTCAACATTTTCTGAATTCCTTTTTAACACCCAATTTTCTTTGTTTATTTGATGTGATCTTGCTAAAGCTAAAGCATTATCTGGTACATCTTTTGTTATTACAGAACCCGCTCCAATAAGAGAATTTTTACCAACATTAACAGGTGCAACTAAAGAGGTGTTACTTCCAATGAAGGCTCCATCATCTATAAAGGTCTTGTTCTTTTTCTTACCATCATAGTTACATGTTATAGTTCCTGCACCAACGTTTACATCTTTTCCAACATAAGTGTCGCCCAAATAAGTTAAATGTTGTGCTTTGCTGTTGCAGGATATCTTCGTTTTCTTAGTTTCAACAAAATTGCCTATTTTAACGTTTTCTTGTAATTCTGTTCCTTCTCTCAGCCTTGAAAAAGGACCTATTGAAACATTTTTTTGTATTCTACTTAATTCGCATTCTGATCGAATTATTCTCACCTTATCTTCTATGATACAATCTTTGATCCTCGTTAGTGGACCTATTTCACAATCTTCGCCAATGGTCGTTTTTCCATATATAAATGTTTGAGGATAAATTATTGTATCAGGGCCAATACTTACATCGGCGGAGATGTATGTGGAATCTGGATCCTGTATTGTAACTCCATTTAACATGTGTTTCTTTAAAATTTCTTTTCTTATCTTTTTTTCAGCCTCTGCTAACTGTATCCTATCGTTTATGCCCATAACTTCTATTTCATTTTCTAAATCTACCACACCAACTTTTTCCATATGCTCAAAAACATCGGTCAAATAATATTCTCCTTGGGCATTTTGTGGGGTGATATGGTGTAAGGCTTTTTTTAATTGTTCTCCTTTGTAAACAGCAATACCTGTATAAACTTCTTTTATTTGCTTTTCAGAAGGATTAGCATCCTTCTCTTCTACTATTTTAACAAATTTATCTTCGTTTTTTATTATGCGTCCATAACCAGTTGGATCCTCTAGTCTTACTGATAGAATAGTCGAACTGTTATCATCTTTTAGATGTTTTTCAACGAGAGTATTCAGGGTATGGTAAGAAATAAAAGGCACGTCGCCGTAAAGTATCAAGATATCGTTATCATCGAGAAATTGTTCAGCACAGAGAACAGCGTGACCCGTTCCCAATCTTTCTTTTTGCTCAAAAATTTTAACATTTTCAGCCAACAATTCTTTTACTAGATCTTTACCATTTCCTAGGACTATCCCGATTTCGTCGGTTATCTCTTTTGCAACATCGATAACCCAATTTATCATTGGTTTATCGAGAATTTTATGTGCAACTTTTGGGATCTTTGATTTCATTCGTTTTCCTTGCCCAGCGGCAAGTATTAATACTTTTATATCTACCTCCTCCTTTCATAATTGGACATTGAGGGGTACCCCCCCTCAAACTCCCCAAAAACAAAAATCTCTTTTTTAAAAGATCTTTTTTGCACAGCTCTGGAAACAAAAGCTTCTTTGCATAAATCAGCAAAAAATCATTTAAAAACATTGTTTGCGTGGTACATCGTTTGCTACGCAAACGAGATTTTGGAAAACATTTCTAAAGCATTGCAAAACAAAACATTTTGCACAGATCAGCAAAAGGCGTTTTGCATAAGGCTGCAAAATGCTTCGCAAATGAGAATTAGGATATTACTTCAAAAGCACCATGAAAAAACTTTTTGCACAAGGCAGCAAAAAATACCTACAGCCTTGTAAGACATTCTTTAATGATCTCTTCTGTTTTCAGATCTTCTAAATCAAGTTGACCTATGACTTTCATAATTTCATATCTTTGAAATCCGAGTGTTTCTAAGGCCTCTATAGCTTCTTTTAGATTATTATTTCCATACGATTGAGTATCTGCCCCAGTTGAATAGGCACTGAAAGAGTTGGAAAGTTCAGATATTAGTCTTTCTGCTGTTTTCTTACCTATGCCAGGTAAGCTTGAAAGAAGAGCAGTGTCCTGTGAGTTTATCATCTGTATAAATTCTTCTGCATCCGTTTTTCTAAGGATTTTTGATGCAATTCTTGGTCCAATTTTTGAAACTTTCTTTAAACTTTCAAAAACATCTCTTTCTATTTTATCTTTAAAAATATAAAGTGATGTGTTCCATTCGCTTATTTCTAGGGAAGCGAAGAATTCGTATTGATCACCTTTTTTAAAGTATCTTATAACGTTCAACGAAGGATAAGCTTCCAAAGTTAAAACTCCAATTTTGATTAGAACTTTTTCGTCCTCAAAATCTTCAATTGTTGCGTTAATTTTTCTTATCATATTATATACCTCAATAAAAGATATCTACAATGCCACTAGATTAGTGGACATTAATTCTTTCATTTTTCCAAGTAGATACAAAGAACCCGTGACAAAATAAATATCGCTTTTTTCTGATAAAAGTTTATTGAAGCCTTCTGAAGGGTCTTTTATAAACTCAACATTTTTAGTATGCTTTTTAAATTCTTCATATATTAATTCAGGATGTCTTCCCCTTTCAGAAGGAACCGATGTTACAATAATTTTATCAAATACCGAAGCAAAAATTTGAGACATTTTTTCGTAGTCTTTATCGTCCAATATCCCAATCAGGGCAATTTTTTTCTGAGTAGGAAAGTAAAGATTGACACTTTTTTCTAATTGCTGGGCAGCGGCAAGATTGTGTGCACCGTCGAAAACCATCTTTTTACCGTTTATTTCTGTGTACTCAAATCTGCCTTCCCAATAAAAGTTTGCCATGGCTTCTCGGACTTTTTCGATAGACAAAGTTTTCCCGAATTTTTGCATGAACGCCTCTGTTGCTGCCAAAGATGTAGTAACATTTTCAATTTGAAACGTCCCGTTTGCACCAAAAATCAGATCTTTAATTTCATAATTGAGTCCATGATAATCTAACATATTATTGTTAATAAAATATCTATGGTTGATAGAATAAAAATCTTTCCCATGTTCATAA encodes the following:
- a CDS encoding YbaB/EbfC family nucleoid-associated protein, with the protein product MAKKMKSLGGRSLSKKTGSKTDMNKMLQEAQRAQVEMQEELDKLDEELSNVEVEATAGGGVVKVVATCDMRIKDIVISEEVEDEDIDTLKDLIIAASNEAIEKASKLKEEKTNEISQKFLGTLPNFGA
- a CDS encoding vWA domain-containing protein codes for the protein MDDILQKAWIELEKESLFFSYLRMNFDSMPTTSVRTIKVSITAQGKFRLLYNPNRLKNIGLILTKGILKHEIYHIIFGHIFIKPKNKRERGIWDLAMDAAVNQYIRELDVFAEPLDVMVAEGHAPDNEFFFVTAPMNLLNKTAEEYYRYAMDLLEKNKMIDIEEILEKRENNLDSHDFSSDIPEEMAFDIVSEFVTKAYDKSKDNLPDGIELAVSLMVTKPFFNWETMLRRFFGSSIIVEKYRTLMRPNRRYEDQPGWRSKMGPNIAIIIDTSGSIIEEEYNAFFSEIENIAKSLGGKVTLIQADSHIQNIMTYHKGSWKELVLKGKGSTDMQPAVDYVEENLRPEGIIIFTDGWVEVPNVQRRILFILSKKHNPDFINNVIEYYGKNSIAIIS
- a CDS encoding AAA family ATPase, producing MKPSTVKYLSKKIMASGEIPLLWGHFGVGKTDIAKEIAQETGRELIILIISQMEPGDLIGLPSRDAEKTVFLKPDWWPNKDEVIIMIDEINRAHRSIRNAIMQLLIDRRIHNHILPAGAWIMGAANPPDEEYDQVDLITDPAFMSRFFHLELSPDVDDWVNWSNQEQVKGEVISFIKEYPEYLSSDNIVSMRLNLRPSPRSWYKLSNVLSNLSEDDMKKYGYVIAASIVGSEAARSFLSHLENKVELPNPKDLLIEGKNLERIEKLTNEEKVSLILRINNYFESLNEEEMEQLLSDGDQKTIAENVKIISEVIPKDAMFSVLRFLNEMVEKNKGLKKAFYDKLLEEIAIKLGDSTWMEGI
- a CDS encoding SBBP repeat-containing protein; translation: MFFAIITLSIFFFVSGIYLSNSKTNDTVDFLSSTYDSQKEPLIQYLSNTQEVNSTNSQSFFKKIDENGTYLTKTIQTNNNEYVSLAIKGNQYYLYFIDEEGNIRKEMFIESGQVSINDFVFFNNTFTLVGQKNGKPYILNISDMGEMNWSLVINFQGALNSIKNTSGSYIVGGWVIANGNSQAYISEINLTGKKIWENMYGRDREEKIVDLVIDNNRIIASGTSNSNPEKQNDLLILEYSREGILIFSDEYGYTTFHENPNSITQDNEGNIYIGGYITTLNEQEWKGFIMKISKDLEQKDTIEVEYFETLSIKSLSRVEEVKVYNNQIYMLGVCVDNWPDYDLFLRIINPNGVLIEQKIYGTNDQEIIYSFEILLAGEILGTGQVKDSNNQVYPLIIKTDSSYSIPQKEKP
- a CDS encoding ribonuclease E/G, yielding MKGFELKPKVEFVRGDVFQIHNIYHQMEEIFTKKIELSGGGTITVDRTEALTAIDVDSAGNLEGKNIEETSFITNMEAAKEIARQLKLRNIGGMIVVDFIDMKDSSHKKTIINILKEESKKDKSKVTILGFTNMGLLEIIRKRTTQPLDTNVYSQCPLCHGTGKIIAPSLVHGRLIKELLSSAKEIKKEKIKVIEINAFHNLSGYLTPALTEELEKQLNVKLEVSFNWLNPNSYNIKYKK
- a CDS encoding ribonuclease E/G, translated to MDEEKTMLVSKALEEIRIAILEEDKLSEIFFEDFETDRNIGKIFLGIIENRVPSLEAFFVNIGLGKNGFLRYRDVLDDPNQYKVGDKILVQVRKDGGTRKGPQLSMQISLPGKYLVYIPNSNESIGISRKILQEKERIRLRQVAKKILIDNESIIFRTNSEGIDEKEVEVELSEMRKMYNSILQRFHSQKNPGVLYEESDFLEYILRERLDSKTKKIITDDRQIFRKLKKV
- the pth gene encoding aminoacyl-tRNA hydrolase, which gives rise to MRNLVIGLGNPGPRYVFTKHNVGFLALDKYEENKKNISNIKKISGKNFEGFSIENDIFIKPLTYMNASGEVLPYVFKKFGKIEESLVIIYDDIWLNLGEIRIRKNGSDGGHNGLKSIIAILKSTDFPRIRIGINNGYEHGSGNLANYVLTPFTQEEWIILDKALDYVTITIDLILEGRINEAMNKFNKKII
- a CDS encoding 50S ribosomal protein L25 is translated as MATVFKMNVNRRDSKVKAKKFRNEKLIPAEVYGPALKENKHINIPYKELESMLEKVSETTLIELNVKGEDSEEKFTCFVKSVQRHKVSDQPIHVDFYVPEEGRKMNLRIPLEFEGEPIGVTQGGYLNTYVHEIPVAILPSDIVDSIKVDISALKLGESLSVSDIKSLLPKSAESLLEDEELVISVIEPKSAEVTEETQEEEITEPEVIQEKSTQDMKEE
- a CDS encoding ribose-phosphate pyrophosphokinase, producing MPTNENQFKLFAGNSNPPLAKKIVEYMGTRLGDCEVSTFADGEVNVKINETVRGFDVYIIQSIAPPVNNNIMELLIMIDALRRASAASISAIIPYFGYARQDRKARGRDPITAKLVANLITTAGATRVVTIDLHAEQIQGFFDIPVDNLWSFPIFSRYFLEEMKLTQNETVVVSPDVGGVKRARKFAQKLGCSLAILDKRRPKDNVAEVINVIGEVEGSNCIIFDDIIDTGGSLVAAAETLHNKGAKKIIAAATHGIFSLNAVEKLQNSSIDKIIVTDTIYHKELPDKFVELKSSELLGEAIVRIRKNLSVSILFR
- the glmU gene encoding bifunctional UDP-N-acetylglucosamine diphosphorylase/glucosamine-1-phosphate N-acetyltransferase GlmU, which translates into the protein MKVLILAAGQGKRMKSKIPKVAHKILDKPMINWVIDVAKEITDEIGIVLGNGKDLVKELLAENVKIFEQKERLGTGHAVLCAEQFLDDNDILILYGDVPFISYHTLNTLVEKHLKDDNSSTILSVRLEDPTGYGRIIKNEDKFVKIVEEKDANPSEKQIKEVYTGIAVYKGEQLKKALHHITPQNAQGEYYLTDVFEHMEKVGVVDLENEIEVMGINDRIQLAEAEKKIRKEILKKHMLNGVTIQDPDSTYISADVSIGPDTIIYPQTFIYGKTTIGEDCEIGPLTRIKDCIIEDKVRIIRSECELSRIQKNVSIGPFSRLREGTELQENVKIGNFVETKKTKISCNSKAQHLTYLGDTYVGKDVNVGAGTITCNYDGKKKNKTFIDDGAFIGSNTSLVAPVNVGKNSLIGAGSVITKDVPDNALALARSHQINKENWVLKRNSENVEKGV
- the ruvA gene encoding Holliday junction branch migration protein RuvA, producing the protein MIRKINATIEDFEDEKVLIKIGVLTLEAYPSLNVIRYFKKGDQYEFFASLEISEWNTSLYIFKDKIERDVFESLKKVSKIGPRIASKILRKTDAEEFIQMINSQDTALLSSLPGIGKKTAERLISELSNSFSAYSTGADTQSYGNNNLKEAIEALETLGFQRYEIMKVIGQLDLEDLKTEEIIKECLTRL